Within the Streptomyces sp. YIM 121038 genome, the region ACGGAGCCTTCGGCGCCCGCGCCCTGGACGAGGAGCCGACCGTCCGCGCGGGCGTCGAGCGCATGCTGCGCGAGGCGGCCGCGGAGTACACGGACCCGACGCATCCGCACGGCTGCCTCGTCATCCACGCCGCGGTCAACTGCGCGACGCCCGAGGTCGAGCAGACCCTGCGCGACCAGCGCAACGCGAACGTGGCCTCGTTCGAGGACCGCATCAAGGCGGCCGTGGCGAGCGGCGAGCTGCCCCGGGGCACGGACACGGCGGCGCTCGCCCGCTATGTGGGCGCCGTCCTGCAGGGCCTGTCCCAGCAGTCGAGGGACGGCGCCACCCGCGAGGAGCTGGAGGCCGTCGCGGAGCTGGCGATGCGGGCCTGGCCGGCGCCCGAGCCGGTGGCCGCCGCGCACTGAGCTGTCGGTCTTCACGCGCCGGGCCGTCGGCCTTCGCGCGTTGAGCCGTCGGCCTCCCCGCACCGAGCCGTCGGGCCCCGCCTGCTGGGCCGACGGGTCCACCTCTCCTGGGCCGTCGGGTTCCGCAGGCCGCGACGGCGTGTCCCGGGCCCCCGCGCACGGCACCGCGACAAACATCTCCCCGTACGTAGACAGACGAGAATGGTCTAGTCCACAATGCGGGTATAAGCCCCGCCCTCCCCGCACAGGAGAGCGGACCGAGGATCCGGCGCTCTCTGCCCTGACCGCGTCGGCTTCTCCCGAATCGGCGGCCGATACCGCACAGTCCGGCTGTCGATGCACCAAAGGGCTGCGGTGTTGGGGACGGGTTGAGGGTCCCGCCCTGGCGCCGCGGCCCGTCGGGGCGCCCGCCGCCCCCGCGCGGGGGAGCGGACCCCGGGCCCCGCCCGGGCCGCCAGGTACGCTCGCACACGTGCCCTCCATGAACGACCTCGTACGTCAGCACACAGCCCTCGGCGACTCCGACCTCGAGTGGCTGCACCTGCTGGTCTCGGAGTGGCAGCTGCTCTCCGACCTGTCCTTCGCCGACCTCGTCCTGTGGGTCCCCACGCGCGACGGCACCCGCTATGTCTCCGTGGCGCAGATGCGGCCCAACACCGGCCCCACCTCCTACCAGGACGACATGGTCGGCCACCTCGTCCCGCGCGGCCGCCGCCCGCTCCTGGACGCCGCCCTCGACGAGGGCCGCATCGTGCGCGAGGGCGACCCGGAGTGGCGCGAGGAGGTCCCCGTACGGGTCGAGTCCATCCCCGTGCGCCGGGAAGGACGCGTCCTCGGGGTCATCGCCCGCAACACCAACCTGCTGACGGTGCGCACCCCTTCACGCCTGGAGCTCACCTACCTCCAGTCGGCCTCCGACCTGGCGCAGATGATCGCGGCGGGCTCCTTCCCGTTCCCCGACCAGCAGGTCGACATGGACGCCTCCCCGCGCGTGGGGGACGGTCTGATCCGGCTCGACGCGGACGGCATCGTGCAGTACGCGTCGCCGAACGCCCTGTCCGCGTACCACCGCCTCGGTCTCGCCGCCGACCTCGTGGGCCACCACCTCGGCAAGGCGACCGCCGAACTCGCCCCGTCCCGGGGGCCGGTGGACGAGGCGCTGATCAAGCTCGCCAGCGGCTGGGCGCCCCGCGAGTTCGAGATCGAGGGCGGCGACGGCGTGATCCAGCTGCGCGCCATCCCGCTCAAGCCCAAGGGCCCGCGCATCGGTTCGCTCGTGCTCCTGCGCGACGTCACCGAACTGCGCCGCCGCGAGCGCGAGTTGATCACCAAGGACGCCACCATCCGGGAGATCCACCACCGGGTGAAGAACAACCTCCAGACGGTCGCGGCCCTGCTGCGCCTCCAGGCGCGCCGCATCGACTCCGTATCGGGTCGCGAGGCGCTCGAAGAGGCGGTCCGCCGGGTGGGCTCCATCGCCATCGTCCACGAGACGCTCTCGCAGAACCTGGACGAGCGCGTGGAGTTCGACGACATCGCCGACCGCGTCCTCGCGATGGTCGCGGAGATCTCGCCCGGCAAGGTGACGGGCCGCCGCACGGGCCGCTTCGGCATCCTCGACGCCGAGGTCGCCACTCCGCTGTCGATGGTCCTCACCGAGGTCCTGCAGAACGCCCTGGAGCACGGTTTCCGCGAGGGTGACACCGGCACCGTCGAGGTGTCCGCGGTGCGCGGCGGCACCACCAAGGACGCCCGCCTGCTGATCACCGTCCAGGACGACGGCGTCGGCCTGCCGGAAGGCTTCGATCCGCACCGCGCGGGCAATCTCGGTCTGCAAATCGTCCGCACCCTTGTCGAGGGCGAACTGGGCGGCACGTTCGACATGGTCCGCGCCCCGGAGCGCGGTACGCGCGTCGTCCTGGACATTCCGGTACGCGCCGACAAGTGACGCCGGGGCCCAGCGCCGGAGCCCCCGAAGGACGGCCGCCGCGGCGGCCGACACCGCGCGCGGCGGCAACCCCGGCCCGCGCGCACAGCGAGAAGCCCCGGACCGGGTGGGTCCGGGGCTTCTCGTTCACGTTGCGATGCGCACCGGGGGTGCTGCGCGGCTGCGGCTCGGGGGCGGGGGTTGCGTACGCGCTGTACGCGCCGCCGGGCTCAGGCTCGTGGGGCGTGGGCGTCAGGCGCTGGCCTGGCGCGCCCGGTTGCGGGCGGCGCGGCGCTTCATCGCGCGGCGCTCGTCCTCGCTGAGGCCACCCCAGACGCCGGAGTCCTGACCGGACTCGAGCGCCCACTGCAGGCACTGCTCAATGACAGGGCAGCGACGGCAGACGGCCTTGGCTTCCTCGATCTGCAGCAGCGCAGGACCGGTGTTGCCGATGGGGAAGAACAGCTCGGGGTCTTCCTCGCGGCAAACGGCGTTGTGACGCCAGTCCATGGCTGCTACCTCTCCTTGGGTCTTACATGCAGGGTGCTTGTGAATGTGAACGCTTTCACGAATCCCTCCGCGCGGGAAGGGCCGACTCCCAGTTGCCTGGTGTGGACCTTGTGGTGAGAGGAGGGGTTCTGGCGGTCTGTAGAGGCCGGTGTTGCGGGCCGTCCCGATCGCCACCTAGAGATTCGCAAACCTCGGCGGCGGATACAACCCCTTCCGGAAAGTTTTTTTTGATTCCTTAGTGTCGACTGGGTCACAGCCGTACTTCCATGGGGTGGATCCTGGCCTAAACGTTCGAGTGAAAGGACTTTAGGCCCTTCCACTCACACAATCACACGCAGTGCGCGGCGTACGCCTGTGAACGTCACGCTCGTCCGCAGCCCCAGGTGGTCGCCGTCCATCTGGAGGGGCAGAGGCGCCTTCGAATGCAAGGTGAAGTCCGTCAGGTCGTGCAGCGAGACCGCGTTCTTCCCGTGCGGCCCCCGTTCGGGGGTCGAGCGCAGCAGTTGGGTGCCGTAACGGGCCACCGAAGCGGTCGAAAGACGCTTCAGTCCGAGGACGTCGAGACCGGTGTCGAACGACGCCTGCGGGGAGGCGTACAGGGGGCGATTGCCCAGGTAGGACCAGGGGGAGGTGTTGCAGATTATGGACATCACGAGGTCCGTCACCGGCTCCTCGCCCGCCCGCTCCAGGGTGATCGCCCCGTGCCGGCGGTCGCTCTCGCCGAGGAGCTGGCGTACCACCTGGCGTACGTAAAGGGCGTGCGTCGATTTCTTGCCTCGCTCGCGGTGCTGTTCGACGCGGCCGACCACGCCCGCGTCGAAGCCGAGCCCGGCCGCGAAGGTGAACCAGCGCGCCGGAACCGCCTCGTCCTCGGTCCCCGGAGTGCCCGAGACCCGGCCGAGGCTCACCGTCCGTTCGCTTCCCTCACGCAGCGCGTCCAGGATGGCGCCGGTCGCCTCCACGGCGTCGTTCGGCAGCCCCAGGGCGCGCGCGAACACATTGGTCGAGCCCCCGGGGACGACGGCCAGGCGGGGCAGGTTCTCCGGAGAGGGGCCGTTGTGCAGGAGACCGTTGACGACTTCGTTGACGGTGCCGTCGCCGCCGAGGGCGACGACCAGCTCGACGTCCTCGCTCTCCGCGGCCTGCCGGCCGAGGTCGCGGGCGTGACCGCGGTACTCCGTAGTCACCGCTTCCAGCTTCATCTCGCTCGCCAGCGCGTGGATCAGTACGTCACGCGTGCGCGCACTGGTGGTAGTAGCCGCCGGATTGACCACGAGGAGAGCACGCATGCGCAGCAGACTACCTAGCCGCCTTTACCCGGCCCAGACCGAGGTCTCGCCCGGGCCTCACCCACGGTGCCCGCGTCGGCGCCGCCCGCGGCTACCCTCGATGCGTGAGCACTGAGCCGAAGACCACCCCCGAAGCCCCGGAAACAGGGCCGCGTCCCGGGCGCCTGACGGCCGCCGCGGCGCTCGCCGCGCTGGAGGGCCTCGCCCTCGTCGTCGGCGGTGCGTACATGCTCGTGATGGGTCTGGCGGGCGATCCCGACAACCCGCGGCAGGCCACGACCGGCGGGGTCACGCTGATCGTCCTCGCGCTGCTGCCGCTGATCGCCGCGCGCGGCCTGCTGCGGCTGCGCCGGTGGGCCCGCGGCCCCGCGATCATCACGCAGATCATGGCGCTGCCGGTGGCCTGGCAGCTGCTGCAGGCGGACAGCGCGATGATCCCCGGCGGTATCGCGCTCGCGGCGATCGCGATCGCCACGCTCGTCCTCCTCGTGAACCCCGCGGCGACCGAGGCGCTGGGCATCGGCGGGCCCGGCTCCGTACAGGAAGACGGCAAGTAGCCCCCGACAAGACGGCAGGTAGCCCCCGACCCCTCACAGGGGCGGGAAGGCCGTGGCCCCCGCGTGCGGCGCGTCGCCGCGCGCGGGGACGGTCACTCCTCCACGAGGAGCTTCTCCCGCAGCTGGGCCAGTGTGCGGGCGAGTAGCCGGGAGACGTGCATCTGGGAGATGCCGACCTCCTGGGCGATCTGCGACTGCGTCATGTTGCCGAAGAAGCGCAGGAGCAGGATCCGCTTCTCCCGGGGCGGCAGGTCCTCCAGGAGCGGCTTGAGGGACTCGCGGTACTCGACGCCCTCCAGGGCCTCGTCCTCGGCGCCGAGGGTGTCCGCGACGGCCGGGGACTCGTCGTCCGTGTCCGGGACGTCCAGGGACAGCGTGGAGTACGCGTTGGCCGACTCGAGGCCCTCCAGGACCTCCTCCTCGGAGATCGCCAGCTTCTCGGCCAGCTCGTGCACGGTGGGGGAGCGGCCGTGCAGCTGGGAGAGCTCGGCGGTCGCCGTCGTCAGGGCCAGGCGCAGCTCCTGCAGCCGCCGCGGGACGCGCACCGCCCAGCCCTTGTCGCGGAAGTGGCGCTTGATCTCGCCGACGACCGTCGGCGTCGCGTACGTCGAGAACTCCACGCCGCGGTCCGGGTCGAAGCGGTCCACGGACTTGATCAGGCCGATCGTGGCGACCTGCGTCAGGTCGTCCAGGGGTTCGCCGCGGTTGCGGAAGCGGCGGGCCAGGTGCTCCACGAGCGGCAGGTGCATGCGGACCAGCCGGTTGCGCAGCTCCGCGTACTCCGGGCTGCCGTCCGTCAGCGCGCGCAGTTCCACGAACATCGCTCGCGCGCCGCTGCGGTCCTGTGGATCGTGTCGGCTGTGCTGCTCGTGCTCGCTCATCGTCCCGCCCGTCACCAGCCGCCGCCCTTCTGGGGTCGCGCCCCCAGTGCTGGACGCCCGGGGGGACCCCCTGCGTGCGGCGCCTACTCGGTCCTTTCGCCCCCCGCCCGGGCCGGACAGCCCGTCGAGCCCGTCCTCGGCGGTCGGCTCTGCCTCATCCGGCATCGCTGTCTTCTCGGCCACCGTCAGCGGACCCGACTGCTCCGGGTCCTGCGGGTGGGGCCTCGCCTGCTGCTCGGGGATGCCTCCGGGGGCAGGCCCCGGCTCCGCGGGACCGCCGCGCCCCGCGACCGGGCGCGTGCCGCCCCTGCCGCGGCCGGGCAGGCCGTGGGTGCCGTGTTTGCCGGGTGTTCCGCGCTCTTCGTCCCGCACCGGCCCGTCCCCGTTCCTCACGCCGGCCCGGGTCCCGCGCCGCGTTGTTTGTAGAGGCTGATCGAAACGGTTTTGTCGTCGCCGACCGAGGAGTCGACCTTGCCCGCGAGGGCCGAGAGCACAGTCCAGGCGAAGGTGTCCCGCTCCGGAGCGCGGCCGTCGGTGGTGGGGGCCGACACGGTCACCTCCAACGAGTCGTCGACGAGCCGGAAGACGCAGCTGAGCACGGAGCCGGGCACGGCCTGCTGGAGCAGGATCGCGCAGGCCTCGTCGACCGCGATGCGGAGGTCCTCGATCTCGTCCAGGGTGAAGTCCAAGCGCGCCGCGAGGCCGGCCGTGGCCGTACGCAGCACCGACAGGTAGGCACCCGCAGCCGGAAGGCGGACCTCTACGAAGTCCTGATTCCCGGGCTCGCCTGCGATCTGGGACACCCTCACCTCCAAGGTGGTACAAGCACTTTCGGGGCTCCGGGGCCGCTCTCCGGCGGCCCGGACTGCGTCACTCGGGTAACGCACCTCGTCTTTCAGCGGTGACGCTACCGCGCTGCTCAGTTCCGTGTCCCGGGGCCCCGCCCCGTTGCTGTCACTCATAGTAAGCCTACGGGTACGGACAGTGGCTAGGGGTTTTGCGGGCCCAATTGGAAAGAACGAGCGTCGGGTTGACGTACCCAGGCCTCAGACGATCGAACCGTCGACAAAGCACCAACGCCAGCTTTCACCCGGCTCGAAGGACCGCATCACGGGGTGACCGGTCTCCTTGAAGTGCGCCGTCGCGTGCTGGAACGGGGAGGAGTCGCAGCACCCCACGTGCCCGCACGTCAGGCACAGCCGCAGTTGTACGGGGTGGCTGCCGGCCGCGAGGCACTCCGGGCAGGTTTCGCCCAGCGGCTCGGGTTCGGGGTGGGGCAGCGCGCTGACGTGCGGACACTCGTTCATGATGGCCAGGTTACGACGGGCGAGCGGACGGCGGAGGGCCTTGCCATGGACGTACTGCCACTGGTGGCGTTGATCGCGGCGAGCGCCGCCGTAGCCGGTGCGGCGCGCCGCACCCCGGTGCCCGCACCGCTGCTCCTGGTGGGCGTCGGGCTGATCGCGGCCTATCTGCCCGGGGTGCCGGACTACCACCTCGACCCGCACATCGTGCTGCCTCTCGTGCTGCCGCCGCTGTTGCACACGGCCGCCCTGGAGAGCTCGTATCTGGACCTGCGGGCCAACGTGCGGCCCGTGGCGCTGCTGTCCGTCGGTTACGTTCTGTTCGCGACGGTCGTCGTCGGCTGGCTCGCGTACCTGCTGATCCCCGATCTTCCGCTGACCGCCGCGCTCGTCCTCGGGGCGGTGATCGCGCCGCCGGACGCCGTCGCCGCCACCGCGATCGCGCGGCGGGTGGGGCTGCCGTCGCGCATCACCACGATCCTCCAGGGCGAGTCCCTGGTGAACGACGCGACCGCGATCACCGCCTACAAGGTGGCGCTCGCGGCGGCCGTCGGCGAGGGCGCGAGCTGGGCGGGCGGCATCAAGGAGTTCCTGGTGGCCGCGGTGGGCGGCGTCGCCATCGGCCTCCTTCTGATGGTGCCGATCCACTGGCTGCGCA harbors:
- a CDS encoding TetR/AcrR family transcriptional regulator, translated to MATKQRGRPRSFDRETALEKALRTFWEQGYETTSVSDLTRELGIGAPSLYAAFGDKRTLFAEVLQRYAVSYGAFGARALDEEPTVRAGVERMLREAAAEYTDPTHPHGCLVIHAAVNCATPEVEQTLRDQRNANVASFEDRIKAAVASGELPRGTDTAALARYVGAVLQGLSQQSRDGATREELEAVAELAMRAWPAPEPVAAAH
- a CDS encoding PAS domain-containing sensor histidine kinase; amino-acid sequence: MNDLVRQHTALGDSDLEWLHLLVSEWQLLSDLSFADLVLWVPTRDGTRYVSVAQMRPNTGPTSYQDDMVGHLVPRGRRPLLDAALDEGRIVREGDPEWREEVPVRVESIPVRREGRVLGVIARNTNLLTVRTPSRLELTYLQSASDLAQMIAAGSFPFPDQQVDMDASPRVGDGLIRLDADGIVQYASPNALSAYHRLGLAADLVGHHLGKATAELAPSRGPVDEALIKLASGWAPREFEIEGGDGVIQLRAIPLKPKGPRIGSLVLLRDVTELRRRERELITKDATIREIHHRVKNNLQTVAALLRLQARRIDSVSGREALEEAVRRVGSIAIVHETLSQNLDERVEFDDIADRVLAMVAEISPGKVTGRRTGRFGILDAEVATPLSMVLTEVLQNALEHGFREGDTGTVEVSAVRGGTTKDARLLITVQDDGVGLPEGFDPHRAGNLGLQIVRTLVEGELGGTFDMVRAPERGTRVVLDIPVRADK
- a CDS encoding WhiB family transcriptional regulator — protein: MDWRHNAVCREEDPELFFPIGNTGPALLQIEEAKAVCRRCPVIEQCLQWALESGQDSGVWGGLSEDERRAMKRRAARNRARQASA
- a CDS encoding diacylglycerol kinase family protein codes for the protein MRALLVVNPAATTTSARTRDVLIHALASEMKLEAVTTEYRGHARDLGRQAAESEDVELVVALGGDGTVNEVVNGLLHNGPSPENLPRLAVVPGGSTNVFARALGLPNDAVEATGAILDALREGSERTVSLGRVSGTPGTEDEAVPARWFTFAAGLGFDAGVVGRVEQHRERGKKSTHALYVRQVVRQLLGESDRRHGAITLERAGEEPVTDLVMSIICNTSPWSYLGNRPLYASPQASFDTGLDVLGLKRLSTASVARYGTQLLRSTPERGPHGKNAVSLHDLTDFTLHSKAPLPLQMDGDHLGLRTSVTFTGVRRALRVIV
- a CDS encoding RNA polymerase sigma factor SigF, with amino-acid sequence MPGRGRGGTRPVAGRGGPAEPGPAPGGIPEQQARPHPQDPEQSGPLTVAEKTAMPDEAEPTAEDGLDGLSGPGGGRKDRVGAARRGSPRASSTGGATPEGRRLVTGGTMSEHEQHSRHDPQDRSGARAMFVELRALTDGSPEYAELRNRLVRMHLPLVEHLARRFRNRGEPLDDLTQVATIGLIKSVDRFDPDRGVEFSTYATPTVVGEIKRHFRDKGWAVRVPRRLQELRLALTTATAELSQLHGRSPTVHELAEKLAISEEEVLEGLESANAYSTLSLDVPDTDDESPAVADTLGAEDEALEGVEYRESLKPLLEDLPPREKRILLLRFFGNMTQSQIAQEVGISQMHVSRLLARTLAQLREKLLVEE
- a CDS encoding anti-sigma regulatory factor, which translates into the protein MSQIAGEPGNQDFVEVRLPAAGAYLSVLRTATAGLAARLDFTLDEIEDLRIAVDEACAILLQQAVPGSVLSCVFRLVDDSLEVTVSAPTTDGRAPERDTFAWTVLSALAGKVDSSVGDDKTVSISLYKQRGAGPGPA
- a CDS encoding UBP-type zinc finger domain-containing protein; translation: MNECPHVSALPHPEPEPLGETCPECLAAGSHPVQLRLCLTCGHVGCCDSSPFQHATAHFKETGHPVMRSFEPGESWRWCFVDGSIV